The following are encoded together in the Quadrisphaera setariae genome:
- a CDS encoding NAD-dependent epimerase/dehydratase family protein: MRTLVTGGAGFIGSHLVERLCRDGHEVVVLDDLSTGSLENLEHVDRGHLRVIVGSITDTALVDELVGEAHEVYHLAAAVGVLTIQQKTLESLRTNLHGTEAVVDAASRHGTRLLLASTSEVYGKNTTEGLREFDDRVMGSPQKSRWSYAEAKALDETLVALHVQHRDLRAVTVRLFNTVGPRQTGRYGMVVPRFVAQALAGADLTVHGTGTQTRCFCHVEDVVPALVRLMATPEALGHVFNIGNPEQVSVNELARRVVERTGSSSGVVHLDYESVYGPGYEDMERRVPNCDRVAGLIGWRPWRRLDDIVDDVADHLRQQQRAGAAPALA; this comes from the coding sequence GTGCGCACCCTCGTCACCGGCGGAGCCGGCTTCATCGGGTCCCACCTCGTGGAGCGGCTGTGCCGCGACGGCCACGAGGTGGTGGTCCTGGACGACCTGAGCACCGGCAGCCTCGAGAACCTCGAGCACGTCGACCGCGGCCACCTGCGCGTCATCGTGGGCAGCATCACCGACACCGCCCTCGTCGACGAGCTGGTGGGCGAGGCCCACGAGGTCTACCACCTGGCCGCCGCCGTCGGCGTCCTCACCATCCAGCAGAAGACCCTCGAGAGCCTGCGGACCAACCTGCACGGCACCGAGGCGGTGGTCGACGCCGCCTCGCGGCACGGCACGCGCCTCCTGCTGGCCTCCACCAGCGAGGTGTACGGCAAGAACACCACCGAGGGGCTGCGCGAGTTCGACGACCGGGTGATGGGGTCGCCGCAGAAGAGCCGCTGGTCCTACGCCGAGGCCAAGGCCCTCGACGAGACGCTCGTGGCGCTGCACGTGCAGCACCGGGACCTGCGGGCGGTGACGGTGCGCCTGTTCAACACCGTGGGACCGCGCCAGACCGGCCGCTACGGCATGGTGGTGCCGCGCTTCGTGGCCCAGGCGCTCGCGGGCGCCGACCTCACCGTGCACGGCACGGGCACCCAGACGCGGTGCTTCTGCCACGTCGAGGACGTCGTGCCCGCGCTCGTGCGGCTCATGGCGACCCCGGAGGCCCTCGGGCACGTCTTCAACATCGGCAACCCCGAGCAGGTGTCCGTCAACGAGCTCGCCCGGCGCGTCGTCGAGCGCACCGGGTCGAGCAGCGGGGTGGTCCACCTCGACTACGAGTCGGTGTACGGGCCGGGCTACGAGGACATGGAGCGCCGCGTGCCCAACTGCGACCGGGTGGCCGGCCTCATCGGGTGGCGGCCCTGGCGCCGGCTCGACGACATCGTCGACGACGTCGCCGACCACCTGCGTCAGCAGCAGCGGGCCGGTGCCGCGCCCGCGCTGGCGTGA
- a CDS encoding glycosyltransferase family 2 protein: MSPADLVPDTAVVVLVLLVLGVNASLWGALGVLRWCDERLQRPRPASAGPDGPDLADGPDLPLQRVRVGQVAVLMAAHDEELVIEHSLRALEALLPAGDVHVVSDWSTDRTAELARARGANVLETTTNVGKAEALALGIREFELASRYEAVLVLDADTQLDPRYLEEALPLLDDPRVAAVAGCAQTRWHPAELGWWGAALVAHRQRIYVLTQRLLKYGQTWRGLSATHIVPGFASIYRSRALERIDVSARGLVIEDFNMTFALHTQRLGRIAFTPAARAYTQDPSTFRDYVRQTQRWSLGLWQTVRRHRPRSGVFAAALWLVLAELVTSSLLFVLLPVGLVVLGGTGLLALLGWPPAVQLTAAVDVPLALSWVVVGVLLPDYVLSCAVALAERRPQYLWLGPAFWLLRVVDAAVALQALPRAFTTRSTGSWTSPTRRAVITLPETELFSVDTSRGVDAAAGADPAAPPARDRSTAEEAR, from the coding sequence GTGAGCCCCGCCGACCTGGTGCCGGACACCGCCGTCGTCGTCCTCGTCCTGCTGGTGCTGGGTGTCAACGCCAGCCTGTGGGGCGCTCTGGGGGTGCTGCGCTGGTGCGACGAGCGCCTCCAGCGGCCGCGCCCAGCCTCTGCCGGACCCGACGGGCCCGACCTGGCCGACGGGCCCGACCTCCCCCTCCAGCGCGTCCGGGTCGGGCAGGTGGCCGTGCTCATGGCCGCGCACGACGAGGAGCTCGTCATCGAGCACTCGCTGCGGGCGCTGGAAGCGCTCCTGCCCGCCGGTGACGTGCACGTGGTCTCGGACTGGTCCACCGACCGCACCGCAGAGCTCGCCCGCGCCCGCGGCGCGAACGTGCTCGAGACGACCACCAACGTGGGCAAGGCGGAGGCGCTGGCCCTGGGGATCCGGGAGTTCGAGCTGGCCTCCCGCTACGAGGCGGTGCTCGTCCTCGACGCCGACACCCAGCTCGACCCCCGCTACCTCGAGGAGGCGCTGCCCCTGCTCGACGACCCGCGCGTCGCCGCTGTCGCCGGGTGCGCCCAGACCCGCTGGCACCCCGCGGAGCTCGGGTGGTGGGGGGCGGCTCTCGTCGCGCACCGGCAGCGGATCTACGTGCTGACCCAGCGGCTGCTCAAGTACGGGCAGACCTGGCGGGGGCTGTCAGCCACGCACATCGTGCCCGGCTTCGCGAGCATCTACCGCTCGCGCGCGCTGGAGCGCATCGACGTCTCGGCTCGGGGGCTGGTCATCGAGGACTTCAACATGACCTTCGCCCTGCACACCCAGCGGCTGGGGCGGATCGCCTTCACGCCCGCGGCCCGCGCGTACACGCAGGACCCGAGCACCTTCCGCGACTACGTCCGCCAGACCCAGCGCTGGTCGCTCGGGCTGTGGCAGACGGTGCGCCGGCACCGACCGCGCAGCGGGGTGTTCGCCGCGGCGCTGTGGCTGGTGCTCGCCGAGCTGGTCACCAGCAGCCTGCTGTTCGTCCTCCTGCCGGTGGGGCTGGTCGTGCTGGGAGGCACCGGGCTGCTCGCCCTCCTGGGCTGGCCCCCCGCGGTGCAGCTCACGGCGGCCGTCGACGTGCCGCTGGCCCTGAGCTGGGTGGTGGTGGGCGTGCTGCTGCCCGACTACGTGCTCTCGTGCGCCGTCGCGCTGGCCGAGCGCCGCCCGCAGTACCTCTGGCTCGGGCCGGCGTTCTGGCTGCTGCGCGTGGTCGACGCCGCCGTCGCGCTGCAGGCGCTGCCCCGGGCGTTCACCACGCGCTCGACCGGCTCCTGGACCAGCCCCACC
- a CDS encoding nucleotide sugar dehydrogenase, with protein MTSTIPHQLTSSTDRAAQLLPELAVPAAAPAATAPAATPAGTPQGLTSAAVVGLGYVGLPTALALHRSGVAVRGVDVSQRRLDAVRSGQVDLLPAELAALSAALTSDDFTVGDDPTAIAEVDAVIICVPTPVDEHLSPDLAALAAACRAVVDWSHPGQLLVLTSTTYVGSTRDLLVAPLATERGLVAGRDVHVAFSPERIDPGVAEHEQGRTPRVVGGVTAECTRRAVDLVSRLTSSVHAVSSAEAAEMTKLYENTFRAVVLALANEVAGICRTLDLDAVEVTDAAATKPYGFLATYPGPGVGGHCIPCDPHYLLWQMRSHRTPTPLIEQAMTSIAHRPHEVVARAVEVLSDLGRGLAGARVLVVGVSYKPGVRDVRETPALEIVRGLEQRGAVVAYHDPLVPELRLPDGRVLASAVDAPQEPWDLVLLHTVHPGADLTWVSQHPVVLDATYRFAAAPQRHVV; from the coding sequence ATGACCTCGACCATCCCGCACCAGCTGACCAGCTCCACCGACCGCGCGGCGCAGCTCCTCCCCGAGCTCGCCGTCCCGGCCGCTGCTCCGGCTGCGACGGCACCCGCAGCCACACCGGCGGGGACCCCGCAGGGGTTGACCAGCGCCGCCGTCGTCGGGCTGGGGTACGTCGGCCTCCCCACCGCGCTCGCGCTGCACCGCAGCGGTGTCGCGGTGCGCGGGGTCGACGTGAGCCAGCGCCGCCTCGACGCCGTCCGCTCCGGCCAGGTCGACCTGCTCCCCGCCGAGCTGGCCGCCCTCAGCGCCGCGCTCACCAGCGACGACTTCACCGTGGGTGACGACCCCACGGCCATCGCCGAGGTCGACGCGGTCATCATCTGCGTGCCCACCCCCGTGGACGAGCACCTCAGCCCCGACCTGGCAGCGCTGGCCGCGGCCTGTCGCGCGGTGGTCGACTGGTCCCACCCGGGGCAGCTGCTGGTGCTGACCTCCACCACGTACGTCGGCTCCACCCGCGACCTCCTCGTCGCACCGCTGGCCACCGAGCGCGGGCTCGTGGCCGGGCGCGACGTGCACGTGGCCTTCAGCCCGGAGCGCATCGACCCCGGCGTCGCCGAGCACGAGCAGGGCCGCACGCCGCGCGTCGTCGGCGGGGTCACGGCCGAGTGCACGCGGCGCGCTGTGGACCTCGTCAGCAGGCTCACCAGCTCGGTGCACGCGGTGAGCTCCGCCGAGGCCGCGGAGATGACCAAGCTGTACGAGAACACCTTCCGCGCGGTGGTGCTGGCGCTGGCCAACGAGGTGGCGGGCATCTGCAGGACCCTCGACCTCGACGCCGTGGAGGTCACCGACGCCGCGGCCACCAAGCCCTACGGCTTCCTGGCCACGTACCCGGGGCCGGGGGTCGGCGGGCACTGCATCCCCTGCGACCCGCACTACCTGCTGTGGCAGATGCGGAGCCACCGCACGCCCACCCCGCTCATCGAGCAGGCGATGACGTCGATCGCGCACCGCCCGCACGAGGTGGTGGCCCGCGCCGTGGAGGTGCTCTCCGACCTGGGGCGCGGCCTGGCCGGGGCACGGGTGCTCGTCGTCGGCGTGAGCTACAAGCCGGGCGTGCGCGACGTGCGCGAGACGCCCGCGCTGGAGATCGTGCGCGGCCTGGAGCAGCGCGGGGCGGTGGTGGCCTACCACGACCCGCTGGTCCCCGAGCTGCGCCTGCCCGACGGCAGGGTGCTCGCGTCAGCGGTCGACGCGCCGCAGGAGCCGTGGGACCTCGTGCTGCTGCACACCGTCCACCCGGGCGCGGACCTCACGTGGGTCTCGCAGCACCCCGTGGTGCTGGACGCCACCTACCGCTTCGCCGCCGCGCCGCAGCGGCACGTCGTCTGA
- a CDS encoding glycosyl hydrolase family 18 protein, protein MSGVSTAAGVVVLALVLLVLAAHPLLPDRGDRAEDDDGAVAAGRPSTVVGASLPVWGAASGSATVAAHAEAFTTASPQLYEMTEDGGVALRSGLDPVAARTEVRRLRTAGVAVVPTVTNTRDGSWDTALAQRVLHDPFLRDQHVVALVDMVLREDVAGVDVDYEELTAADRTAFSAFLARLGPALRAHGRLLAVDVFAKDGDAGYDQRNLAQDYAAIGAAADQVRVMAYDWHWETSAAGPVAPLDWVRRVVEYAVTQVPRERLVLGVPTYGYDWAGQAPGQHHGQQQAGKQGQQGQEVRRAALASWAQAHVRAVDRGVPVRWDAQAQSPWLAYTDAAGEPHELWFEDGRSTAAKLELAREQRLGGVFLWLVGDVDPSTWPLLAAHRRGDAPVCAPPSADDGADDGAGDRSQRRAQARAQRGGAA, encoded by the coding sequence GTGAGCGGCGTGTCGACGGCGGCGGGCGTCGTGGTGCTCGCACTGGTGCTCCTGGTGCTCGCCGCTCACCCGCTGCTGCCCGACCGCGGTGACCGGGCGGAGGACGACGACGGCGCGGTGGCCGCCGGCCGACCCTCCACCGTGGTGGGGGCGTCGCTGCCGGTGTGGGGGGCTGCCTCGGGGAGCGCGACGGTCGCGGCGCACGCCGAGGCGTTCACCACCGCCTCCCCGCAGCTGTACGAGATGACCGAGGACGGTGGCGTCGCGCTGCGCAGCGGGCTGGACCCCGTCGCCGCGCGCACCGAGGTGCGGCGCCTGCGCACCGCGGGCGTCGCCGTGGTGCCCACCGTCACCAACACCCGCGACGGCTCCTGGGACACCGCGCTCGCACAGCGGGTGCTGCACGACCCCTTCCTGCGCGACCAGCACGTGGTGGCGCTGGTCGACATGGTGCTGCGCGAGGACGTCGCAGGGGTCGACGTCGACTACGAGGAGCTGACCGCCGCCGACCGGACGGCGTTCTCGGCGTTCCTCGCGCGGCTCGGCCCGGCGCTGCGGGCCCACGGCCGGCTGCTCGCCGTGGACGTCTTCGCCAAGGACGGCGACGCCGGGTACGACCAGCGCAACCTCGCCCAGGACTACGCCGCCATCGGCGCAGCCGCCGACCAGGTGCGGGTCATGGCGTACGACTGGCACTGGGAGACCTCCGCGGCCGGGCCCGTGGCCCCGCTGGACTGGGTGCGGCGCGTCGTGGAGTACGCCGTCACCCAGGTGCCGCGCGAGCGCCTCGTGCTGGGGGTGCCGACGTACGGCTACGACTGGGCGGGCCAGGCCCCAGGGCAGCACCACGGCCAGCAGCAGGCAGGGAAGCAGGGGCAGCAGGGGCAGGAGGTCCGGCGGGCGGCGCTGGCCAGCTGGGCGCAGGCCCACGTGCGCGCGGTGGACCGGGGCGTCCCCGTGCGGTGGGACGCGCAGGCGCAGAGCCCGTGGCTGGCGTACACCGACGCCGCCGGCGAGCCCCACGAGCTGTGGTTCGAGGACGGTCGCAGCACCGCCGCCAAGCTGGAGCTGGCCCGCGAGCAGCGCCTCGGCGGCGTGTTCCTGTGGCTGGTGGGAGACGTCGACCCGAGCACCTGGCCGCTGCTCGCGGCGCACCGGCGCGGCGACGCACCGGTCTGCGCTCCCCCCAGCGCCGACGACGGCGCCGACGACGGCGCCGGCGACCGGTCGCAGCGCCGCGCCCAGGCGCGCGCCCAGCGCGGGGGTGCGGCGTGA
- a CDS encoding GAF domain-containing sensor histidine kinase yields the protein MEARLRRMLDAVVRISDLELDAVLHGLLEAATDLVGARYAALGVISPDGRGLSRFVHTGMDPAAVAAVGHLPEGRGVLGRLIAEPRPLRIEDLTRDASAVGLPPGHPAMRSFLGVPVVVRGEVFGNLYLTEKRADRDGGLFTADDEEVALALAAIAGTAVANADLHTDAQRLAVLEDRDRIAHDLHDHVVQRLFAAGLSLRAATSRLDQARDAALTASLSGVVTQLDEVVRDIRTTIFSLHAAAGTSGGLRRRLLDLAEEVAAATSMTLRTSGAVDVLVDGTLATDVLAVVREAASNAVRHGRAPHVVVTVDATAEDPVGGGDAVVVQVDDDGDGLDLRAARSGLVGLQERAVRRGGALEVRQRTGGGTRLLWWAPLDAPAV from the coding sequence GTGGAAGCTCGGCTCCGCAGGATGCTCGACGCCGTGGTCCGCATCAGCGACCTCGAGCTGGACGCCGTGCTCCACGGTCTGCTGGAGGCGGCGACGGACCTCGTCGGCGCGCGCTACGCCGCGCTGGGCGTCATCTCCCCCGACGGGCGCGGCCTGTCGCGGTTCGTCCACACCGGCATGGACCCCGCGGCGGTCGCCGCCGTCGGGCACCTCCCGGAGGGCCGCGGGGTGCTCGGGCGGCTCATCGCCGAACCGCGCCCGCTGCGCATCGAGGACCTCACCCGCGACGCCTCCGCCGTCGGCCTGCCCCCGGGCCACCCGGCCATGCGCAGCTTCCTCGGGGTCCCGGTGGTGGTCCGCGGCGAGGTCTTCGGCAACCTCTACCTCACCGAGAAGCGGGCCGACCGCGACGGCGGGCTCTTCACCGCCGACGACGAGGAGGTGGCGCTGGCCCTCGCGGCGATCGCGGGGACCGCGGTGGCCAACGCCGACCTGCACACCGACGCCCAGCGGCTGGCGGTCCTGGAGGACCGCGACCGCATCGCCCACGACCTCCACGACCACGTGGTGCAGCGCCTCTTCGCGGCCGGCCTGTCCCTGCGAGCGGCCACCTCCCGCCTCGACCAGGCACGGGACGCCGCGCTCACCGCGAGCCTGTCGGGGGTCGTCACGCAGCTCGACGAGGTGGTGCGCGACATCCGCACCACGATCTTCAGCCTCCACGCCGCCGCCGGGACCAGCGGCGGGCTCCGCCGCCGGCTGCTCGACCTCGCCGAGGAGGTGGCCGCGGCGACCTCGATGACGCTGCGCACCAGCGGGGCCGTGGACGTCCTGGTCGACGGCACCCTGGCCACGGACGTGCTCGCCGTGGTGCGCGAGGCCGCGAGCAACGCCGTCCGGCACGGCCGGGCCCCCCACGTCGTGGTCACCGTGGACGCGACGGCCGAGGACCCCGTGGGCGGAGGCGACGCCGTGGTGGTCCAGGTCGACGACGACGGCGACGGCCTGGACCTGCGCGCGGCCCGCAGCGGGCTCGTCGGTCTGCAGGAGAGGGCGGTGCGCCGCGGCGGCGCCCTCGAGGTGCGCCAGCGCACCGGCGGCGGCACGCGCCTGCTGTGGTGGGCCCCCCTCGACGCGCCCGCCGTCTGA